TGGGGGAACTGTGTCTGGCTGCATGTTGTAGCTGCTGTCAACGGCTTTGCAAATGATCTCCAGCTCCTGAGCGTgatgagggagaggagcagtCACCTCCCACAGCTTCCAGGCCCAGGCCCGGCCCGGTGGAGGTGAAGCCTCGGCAGCCTGTCCCGTCTCACTGCTCTTCAGCTGGGCAACCTGCCACGTCTTCCCTCCATCCAGAGAAACATCTACGCGCACCACCTCTCTACCCCCGCCGCTCCACGCGTAACCCTTCACAGTCAGCGTTTCATCGCTCCGATCAACCACGCCGCCGTCTGCCGGTGCGGTGATGGCAGACTGAATGGGCAGCTCCTGGATGGCCGGAGCAGATTTGAAGTCCACGGTGTCCCAGTCGGTGCCGGGGGAGAAACCTTTGTAGTCGTTCTGCTGCCAGTGGCTGCTGCTCTCCTCTGAACTGACGATTATCTTTCCCAGCCATTTCACATTGCGTGCGCCCACTACGCCCGGTACCACAACCCGCACTGGGAAGCCGTGGTCCTGCGGAATATCAGCACCATTCATTTCATAAGCCAGAAGCACATCTCCTTCCTCACTGACTGCCTTATTTAAGGGGATCGATGCACCGTAGCTAGTCCCTGTGGCGTCTTTATCCAGCCCCTCAAACTGAACGTGGCGAGCACGTTGGACCACGTCTGGCCCGTAACCAGCAGCCAGCAGCACATCCTTGAGCCGAGCACCGCTCCATTTAGCATTACTGATGGCAGCGATGCCCCAGTTCAGTCCCTTCACCTGCTTCACCTTATTCATCTCGCTTCGGCGGTTGCCTGCACACTGCAGCGTAGCAGTAACGGTGTGTTTGGGGAATCTGGTCTTCAAGTCTTCTAAAGACAGTGTCAGCACTCCGCCTGGCAGTCCCTCCACACGGAGCTGATATGTGGCCGGGTCCACCTGAGGAACTGGTAAATGGTTTCTTTTGAAGAAGAGTGCAGATGGGGTGATGTAGCTGTCTGAGAGAATTTCAGGAGGCGGTTCGGCATTGAAGGGTTTGAGGCTGTTGACGCGCAGCGCTGGGTGGCGCTCGGGGTCAGAGGAGTACGGGTCAGACGACTTCACGGCCTGCTGCTTCTTCAGGTCTTCTTTGCTGAGCAGGCCAACCTTATATTTACCACAAAGATATAGACTTTATTAAACAACGTGCAACTAACATCACACCAAGAGATCGCGTTTTTGCTGACATTGGTAAACTTAACCAATTAAATATCTCTGTCTATAAATGAAACCTAAAgtctagtgttttttttttttcattgaccaCGTGAGGGAGTGCCGGTTTGCAACCTCCAGATGTTTTTCCTTAGTATACAGGATGCAGTAGACCTTTTCATCTGTGTATGCAGCAGCCAAGACAAGGCAAACAGTGCTAAGGGAAGTTTCATTTAACCCCTTATAACCTCACTAAATCTTATTTTTGTGCTTCTAAGGAAaaatgaactaaaaaaaaaaaacatttgacaaATTaaagtttctgtttttttgtttttcaaatcaCTGActgactttgtattatgctttATCAATATAAAAAAGATATATTTGAAAAGGTTTATGCAAAGTTTGCATCAATCCAGGTTTGACAGGTAAAAGCATGAATATGTCTTTATGGAACCTTTTaatacaaattaataaaatgtaatacaaacttggtgcaaggcaaggcaaggttatttgtatagcacaattcaacaacgaAGTGGTTCAAAGTTCaacagaaattaaataaaagtgtCTGACCTTGTACTCGGAGAGGAGTTCCAGCACGTGTTCCTGGTTGTGGACAGCATACAGTGCCCAAAAGGGTTCGAGGGCACCACCTGCTGCCAGCAAGATTTTATCCCCACCAGGGTGCATTGCCACAAACTCAGTGATGTCGTAGACATTGCCTTGGTAGGTGACCCACACGCCATCGTCCAGAGAGCGGTGCTTTGCCACCTCCGCCTGGCTGAAGACAGGAAGAGTGGAGCCCTTCCCTATGGTCTGCCCACTCACATTTGCCTGCTCGgcctgcagagagagaagggAATTATAcatttatagtatatatatatatatatatatatatatatatatatatatatatatatatatatatatatatatatatatctcaataaGGTAGCAATTATTGAAAAAAAGAGAGCATGGGAGAAATGTCAAGCATTCTCTGTTTCTGAACTGAACTCTCACCTACTACTATGTAACACATCATATATAAATGGTTGAAAGGTTTAcctacatttttttattaattttttttatttataagatttTTTCCAGTATAAAACACATACAAAACAGCAGAGACagaatataatgaaaaaaaaaaaaaaaaaaacagaacaggacAAAACGAAAAACTGCCAGAAGGGATATAGTCACATAATAGTAACACTTATGCATGTCAGCTCACATACAGAGTCAGGGTACacaggtagaaaaaaaaagtccaggaCAGAGTCCGCAGTGTCCAAAGAGCAAGGTCCAAGTGTAGACAAGGGGGCAGAAACTTGACTGTGTAAAACTTAACGTGGACATAACAAGACAACATGGGATGGAATAGAAGAATCCAACATCACTGGTCCAGAGGACCACCATGTCTACCATTTTTAATATACTCAATAAAGGGTCCCCAGACATCTAGGAACTTGTAGCGGGTGTCTGACAGAGTATAACGAATTTCTTCCAGGTAGATACAAGATAGATACCATGTCGTTCAACCACTTCTTGAAACAGAGGGGAGAAACTGATTTCCAATCTCTAAGAATAACTCTTTTTGCTACCACCATGCCGAACATAAGGGCTTGCTGCAATGATGAGGGAAGAGTGAGAGAGAAAATGGAGCAGCCAAATAATATCAGATGATTGTCAGGGGTCAACTGTTTACCATATAGGTTAACCTACATTTAAGATAAattttcaccagctcaaattcAACCCAGCTATGAGAGCAAAGGCTCTTCCAGCAAGTAGTAGCTGCACATTCCTTATCAGtgtatcttttatttcattttacatAAAGCTTATTACTTGTTAGACACTTTGagaccaaacacaaaaaaacagctCTAACAACCTAAATGAGATCATCTGAATTCAATAGATTCACAGCTATGGGTGTCTTTCAAGGCACATCTGGAAACACAAGGGTCTTGTTACAGGATACCATCAATAATATAAAAAGGAATCCACCAAGACAACATAAATAGATTCATAGACCTTCAAGTGTCTGGTTCATCCTTGGGTACAATATCCAGACCTCTGAAGGTCCCAATTTCATCTGTTCAAACAGTAATATGCAAAGAGAAAACCTCATGGGAGCACACGGCCATCCCAGCACTCAGGAAGGAGAATGCTTACGTGTCCCTGGGATGAAAGTGCTTTGATATGAAATCTGCACCTTAACCTTAGAACAATAATAAAAGACCTTGCAAAAATGCTGAGTGAAATTGGGAATACAGCATCGTTAATATTCACAGCAAAATGCCCTCAGTACCGACATGAAAGAGGTAAAGTGAGAGAAAGTCACCGTCTTAAAACTACCATAAAAAaccaaaggagtgtttgcagctGCAATCCTGCTGGGGATAGTGGAATTACATTTTGGAGATGTGTGCTATTATGGTCTAATGAGACTAAACTGAACTATttcatcattgttttttttttttttccaatttggaaGAAAAAGGGGTGAAACTTCCCAAATATGCATCAGACTGTAGTGCTGCTTTGTTGGAGGAGGAACTGATGCACTCCACAAAATAGACTGCATAAGAGGGAAATAAGGTTATGTAGATgtatatagggctgggcgatatatcgagattttaatatatatcgatatattttcaaacacgatatggtacgagacaatatcgtttatatcaatttaaaaaaaaaaaaaaaaaaaaaaaaaaattacattttttttttattttgatatagcttattttgtgacaaattgacttgaatgttttatttgagatttgcacaaatgttttgtcactgtcaacctcagtagaaaagtctgcctgttactgtctacattgtattaattgcacagtgtattttaatttaattgttatgcaggaaagagatatttgttttattttattcaagaagcatttttattctatatatgcaggcagtttatttttatttcatttgttttatacattttgatattgtgcagatctctgttaataaaggaccCTGTGTGACATtcggcacgaggctttgtattaaaactgactttttttttaagggtttgcctcagaaaaaaatgaagctaacagagatgctatgctataatgctttgggggaaaccccaattaaggcacagaaaaaatatcgagatatatatagagtatcgccattcagctagaaaatattgagatatgacttttggtccatatcgcccagccctagatgtATAGAAGCAACATTTCAAGACATCAGCCAAAAATGTTAACGTGTGGACATGGGAAAG
This genomic window from Cololabis saira isolate AMF1-May2022 chromosome 8, fColSai1.1, whole genome shotgun sequence contains:
- the suox gene encoding sulfite oxidase, mitochondrial; amino-acid sequence: MQFLRRCPSLTRFGPLSPQRNEVAPAVALWTLRLSSSSSGSGSREDQRSYQHTRSPIWRHGLAGLLAGAGAVLAYSLHHHKAEQANVSGQTIGKGSTLPVFSQAEVAKHRSLDDGVWVTYQGNVYDITEFVAMHPGGDKILLAAGGALEPFWALYAVHNQEHVLELLSEYKVGLLSKEDLKKQQAVKSSDPYSSDPERHPALRVNSLKPFNAEPPPEILSDSYITPSALFFKRNHLPVPQVDPATYQLRVEGLPGGVLTLSLEDLKTRFPKHTVTATLQCAGNRRSEMNKVKQVKGLNWGIAAISNAKWSGARLKDVLLAAGYGPDVVQRARHVQFEGLDKDATGTSYGASIPLNKAVSEEGDVLLAYEMNGADIPQDHGFPVRVVVPGVVGARNVKWLGKIIVSSEESSSHWQQNDYKGFSPGTDWDTVDFKSAPAIQELPIQSAITAPADGGVVDRSDETLTVKGYAWSGGGREVVRVDVSLDGGKTWQVAQLKSSETGQAAEASPPPGRAWAWKLWEVTAPLPHHAQELEIICKAVDSSYNMQPDTVPPIWNLRGVLSNAWHRVKVSVRED